The DNA region AACAAGTCTAGGCTTTCCAGTAGATTCTGAACCCGAACCATGCAAATAGCTCCCCCGTCCGCAGAACCCGATCTAGCCGCTGTGCTGGTGCGTCTTGCCCGTGAACGCGGGGCGAGGGTCGAGCGCTTACGGGCCGAGAAACTGCTCGCAGAGGCGGGCGCCGCCTGGCCAGGCGACCCCCGTCTGTTGTGGATGAAATGGCTTGCCACCGGCGCCACGAGCCTGGGGCTGCGGGCCAAGGCCATGCGAATGACCGTCGACGACGCCCTGCGGCTAGCCCAGGACGGGGCGCTCGTGGTGGCTGCGTCGCAGGGGGATCAGCTCGTCAGCCTAGTGTTGGGCTTTGACGGCGGGCACGCCGAGGTGGCCGCAGAGGGCTCGAACGACAGCCGCCGACTTACCCCGACGCAGCTTACCAGCGAATTGGGCGCCCCCATCGAGCAAGAACCGGACAAGTGGGTCTGGATGGTTGTTACGGACGTCGAGTTGGGGCACGACCACGGGGGCCGGTTGCACCGCAACCCCGTCAACAGGCTGCTGGATTTGATGCGGCCGGAGCGGTCAGACATCTGGGTGGTGGTGGTCTTCGCTTTCTCCGTCGGCGTGCTGAGCCTCGCCACGCCGATCGCGGTCGAGTCGCTGGTGAATATGGTCGCGTTCGGGCGGATGCTGCAACCGCTGCTCGTGCTGTCGATCATGCTCTTCGGATTCCTAGCGTTTTCCGGGCTGCTGCGGGCGTTGCAGACGTTCGTCGTCGAGATCATCCAACAGCGACTCTTTGTCCGTGTGGCTGCGGACTTGGCCTATCGGCTCCCACGCATCAAGCCTTCGTCGCTGCATGGGGAGTACGGGCCCGAGTTGACCAACCGCTTCTTCGACGTGGTGACGCTGCAAAAGGTCGTCGCACAGCTCCTGCTTGATGGCGTAACGATCCTGCTCACCACGCTCGTCGGCATGACGGTCCTGGCGTTCTACCACCCGTTCCTACTGGGCTTCGACGTGGTGCTCTTGGCGTTGGTGACGATCGGCGTCTTCTTGATGGGCCGGGGCGCCTTCTCAACCGCCATCCAAGAATCTATCCAAAAGTACCGCTTGGCCGCATGGCTTGACGACCTCGCCCGCTGCTCCTCGGCGTTCAAGTCGTCCGGCGGCGCCGAGTTCGCGCTCGACCGCGCGAATTACCTCACCGCTGGGTACTTGGAGTGCCGTCGGGGCCACTTCAAAGTCCTCTTCCGGCAACTGCTTTTCATCTTCGGCCTGCAGGCCGTCGCCGGGACGGTGCTGCTGGGCTGCGGCGGCTGGCTGGTGATCCGCGAGCAGCTCACCCTCGGACAGTTGATCGCGGCGGAGCTGATCGTCGCGACGATCCTCAGCGCGCTCAACAAGCTGGGTAAGCACATCGAGGGATTCTGCGACCTGGTGGCGTCGGTGGACAAGCTTGGTCACCTGTTCGATCTGGAGATGGAACCTCAAGACGGCCAGCTCGCTCTAACGCCCGGCTCTGGGGTGCGTGTGCGGATCACAAGCGCATCTGACGGCTTTGACGGAGCCCGGCAAGAGGTTCGGAGCTTGGCGCTCGAGTCAGGCGAACGCGTCGCACTACTCGACCCGGCCGGCGCCGGGGGGAGTCCGCTTATCGACATGCTCTACGGCCTGAGCAAGCCCGAAGGGGGGCACGTTGAGATTGAGCACGCCGACCCACGCGACCTGCATCCCGAGACGCTCCGTACCGCGGTTGCGATGGTGCGGAGCGTCGACGTGTTCGAGGGGACATTGGCCGAGAACATCCACCTCGGCCGCCCCGACGTGAGCATGACCGACGTCCGCTGGGCCTTACAGGGGGTGCGGATGCTCGACACGGTGCTGCGCCTCCCGGAAGGGCTCGACACGCCGCTGAACGGCGCCGGCGGCCCGTTCATCCCTTCGCAATTGATGATGCTGATGCTGGCCCGCGCGGTGGTCGGCCGGCCGCGGATGGTGCTGGTAGACGGCGCCCTCGACGGGTTAGGGGACCAACAACTGGAGGTTGCAATCGATCTGCTGACCGACCCCGCCCGCGGCTGGACCCTACTGGCGACCACCGGCCGACGAACGATCGCAGAGCGGTTTGATCGCGTGATCGACCTTGCAGCCGAAGACGCTGACGCGGCCAATCTCCGGCCGACATCCAACGGGGAGGCGCCTCAGTGACCCTACCCACAAAACACCCAAAATCGCCGCCGCTGACCGAAACGGCCTACAGCGAGATCGACTTTCCGTCTCTGCGGCTCACCCGCAGCTCTCGGTTGGCGCGGCGTCTTGCGCGGTGGCTGCTCTTTTCCATTGCCGTCGCGATGATCGCGATGATTTTTGCCCCGTGGCAGCAGTCCGTCCGCGGCGACGGCTCGGTGGTCGCCTTCGACCCGGTCAACCGGACCCAGTCCGTGCAGTCGCCCGTGAAAGGGGTAATCGACGAGATCGGCGAGGGGATCTTCGAGAACGCCGAGGTGAAGAAGGGGCAGCTCGTGTATCGGATCGTCGATCAAGACCCCCAGTACCTCAGCCGGATTAATCAACAGGTCGAGAACACGAAGCAGCAGATCGTCGCCGCCCAGCAGCGGCTGGAGCGCACCGAGGACCAACTGACCGCGAACCAACAGGTCATCAAGGCCAAGCAGGACGAGCTCGCGTCTACCCGCTCCGGGCAGATAGAAGCCATGGCCGCGGCCGACGCCTACGTGCTGATGGCGGAAAACAAGCTGGCGGCCGAACGCGCGGGGCTGGTGGCAGCGGAAGGTGAGGTGTGGCAGACCGAGTTGGAGTACAACCGAAAGAAGTCGCTCAGCGAGCAAGGCTTCGAATCGGGGAAGAACTTCCAAGAAGCCGAACTCAAGTACCGCCAAGCGATGGCCAAGCTGAAGCAGGCCGAACAGTACGTCGGCGCCGCGGAGAACGAGGTCGAGGGGAAGAAGAAGGACCGTGAGTCGAAGCGGCAAGAATGGGAAGGGAAGATTAATAAGGTCGATTCGGAACTGGCCAAGAGCCAGAGCGACGTCGCCAAGAGCCGGGGCGACATCGCCAAGACCAACGAAGAGATCGGCAAGATCCAGAACGAGCTGACCAAGCTCGAAACCCAATACGCACGCCAACAGACGCAAGAGGTGCGAGCCCCCCGCGATGGCTTCATCATGCGGCTGCTTGCTTACGATCGTTCAGCGATCGTCAAGCAGGGCGACACCCTGTTCACCATCGTGCCAAAAACCGACAAGCCCGCCGTGCAGTTGTGGGTTGACGGCAACGACCAGCCGCTGATCTCCCCCGGCCGGCACGTGCGACTGCAGTTCGAGGGCTGGCCAGCCGCTCAGTTCTCCGGGTGGCCAAGCGTGGCGGTCGGAACTTTTGGGGGCGAGGTTGCTTTTGTCGATCCCACGGACGACGACATGGGAAAATTTCGGGTAGTGGTGGTCCCCGACGACCAGAGCGACCCCTGGCCCAAGTACCCGTACCTGCGGCAAGGCGTACGGGCCAAGGGATGGGTTCTGCTCAACCGCGTGCCGCTTGGTTACGAGGTCTGGCGTCGGCTGAACGGGTTCCCGCCGTCGCTGAAGTCGAGCGCCGACGCCGAAAAGGCCGACAGTTCGAAGCCTCCAAAGGTCAAAATCTAGCATAACCTCGCAGCTTAACGCCCTGCGATGCGACCTTGACGGTTGTGGCGGTCCTACTGGTGACGCCCATCACGCGCAGTCGATACCTCCAGAGGCGCCCCCCCGCACGGGACCACTGCGCCCTCCGCCGCGTGCTAGCAACGGATTGAAGTTTCGGTGTCGCCTGGCAAGTCTATCCTCGCCGTCCTAGCGCTGGCGGTCGCGGCCGTGGGCTGCCGATCGGGTAGGGCGCCGCGCGTGGTTGATTCGCCCCCGCCGCCCCCTGTTGTCGCACTGTCGCCGACGGTCGAGCTGGCCGCTTACAAGCAGACCGCCGCGGAGGCTCCCTCGGACGAGGCTCCCGAAGCGCTGCGGCTGCCGCCGATCGCCCAGCCCGATCCGGCCGGAGAGCCTGGCCCGACCGCCGAGCCAGAGCCCATCGCGGCGCCGGAAACGCTGCCAAACCCCGCCGCGCGGCCCCTGGAACTGGGGCAGGTCATTAGCTCGGTCCGAAGCTCGTTCCCGCTGATCCAGCAGGCGGCCGCCGGGCGGGTGATCGCCTCGGGCGAAACGCTCTCGGCCTCGGGGGCGTTCGATCACAAACTGGACGCCGACAGCGTGTCGCAGCCGCTCGACTTCTACAAGAACTACCGCAACGGCATCGGCGTCAAACGGGACACCACCTGGGGGGGCCAGACGTTCGCCGGCTACCGCATCGGCCGCGGCGAGTTCGAGCCGTGGTACTTGGAACGCGAGACCAACAAGGGGGGCGAGTTCAAGCTCGGCTTTATGGCGCCGATCGGTCGTGACCGCTGGATCGATGAGAACCGCTCTGCGCTGTGGCAGGCGCAGCTCGAACAACGACGCGTTGAGCCGGAGATCCTCGCACAAGTGATCTTCTCCGTGCGAGAGGGGAGCGTCGCGTACTGGGGATGGGTAGCGGCGGGGGCCAATTACCGCATCGCCGAGGGGCTGCTTCAGCTCGCCGAGGAGCGCAACCAAGGCCTCGAAGCCCAGGTTGAGGCGCAGGAAAAGGCGCCGATCGACCTGGTCGACAACCGCCGCATCATCGTTTCGCGCGAGGCCAAACAGATCGATGCCCGCCGTAAGCTCGAGCAGTCCGCGGTCAAGCTTTCGCTCTACTACCGCGCGGCGGACGGCGCCCCGCTGGTCGCAGACGACGCGTTGCTGCCCGCGGCGTTCCCGGAGGTTCCCCGGGTCGATCCAGGGAACGACCCGCTCCCACTGACGCCCGGCGATACGGAGCTGGCGCTGCGGCAGCGGCCCGAGCTGGTTGAGCTTCAGACCGTCCGCCAGCAGCTCAACGTCGCGCTCAGGCAGGCCAACAACGAGACGTGGCCCGACCTCGACGCCGGGCTGATCTCTTCGCAAGACGTGGGCGAGCCTACCAGCTCGAAGCGCGACAAGTCGCAGCTCAAGCTCGAGGCGGTCGTCACCATGTCGGTCCCGCTCGAGCGGCGCAAGGCGCTCGGCAAGATCCGCAGCCTGCAGGGCAAGCTCGCCCAAGTAGCCGCCAAGAACCGCTACGCTTCCGACAAGATCGTGGCCGAAGTACAAGTCGCCCGCGCCGCGCTCAAAGCGGCCAGCGAGCGTGTGGTGCGCGCAACCGAGAGCTTCGAGCTGGCGGGCAAGATGCAACAGGCAGAGCGGGAGCTGTTCTCCAACGGGCAGAGCACGCTCTTCAACCTGAACATCCGCGAGCAACAAGCCGCAGAGGCGGCCGCCGACCGGGTCGACGCGCTCTTGGAGTACTACATCGCTCGCGCCGATTACGCCGCGGCGTTGGGGGAAGACGCCCCCGCATTGTAGGGGCCGCCGCTGGCGGTCCCTGGCCCGTTGCCCTCGCCCGACGAGGGGGGCTCGGCGGCATCCCACGGCCGCCTGGCGGACAGGAGACGCGGAACCTTCTGTCAGGTCCGGGGTTAGAGACCGGTGCGCTGCGCGCGTGGGCCACGACCCCATGGCAATCTAGGGGGTTTAGCAAAGGCGAAGCGGGCGGCGCAAGAGGTCGCGTTTTCTTCTCAAACCGGATAAGGATCGATGCCATGCGAGGCGCCCCGAGGTTGATCTTTGCGTTGGCGTGTTGTCTGGCGGCTACGGCCGTCGACACGGTGGTTGGGCAGGACTGGCCCCAGTGGCGGGGCGCCAACCGGGACGCCCGGGCGACGGGGATCGCAACGCCGACGGAGTGGCCCGAGCAACTGACTAAGAAGTGGAGCATTCCGGTCGGTGTCGGCGTGGCTTCGCCGTCGCTGGTGGGAGACAAGCTGTACGTCTTTGCCCGGCAGGAAGGCAACGAGATCCTCCGCTGCCTGGACGCTGCAACGGGAGACGAGATCTGGAAGGTCGAGAACGAGGCGACCGCGATCCGTGGTCCCGCCGCCGGCTTCGACGGGCCCCGCTCCTCTCCCACCGTGGCAGACGGGAAGGTGGTCATACTCGGGGCCCAGGGGCTGCTCACGTGCCTCGACGCAGCCACCGGGGCCTCGATCTGGAGTAACGACGACAACGTGGGCAACGTGCCCCGGTTTGCGACCTCCAGTTCCCCGATCGTGCTCGACGGGCTAGTAATCACCGAATTTGGCGAGGACCGAGAGGGGGGCATCGCGGCCTACGACCTTAGCACCGGCAAAGAGAGTTGGAA from Pirellulimonas nuda includes:
- a CDS encoding peptidase domain-containing ABC transporter translates to MQIAPPSAEPDLAAVLVRLARERGARVERLRAEKLLAEAGAAWPGDPRLLWMKWLATGATSLGLRAKAMRMTVDDALRLAQDGALVVAASQGDQLVSLVLGFDGGHAEVAAEGSNDSRRLTPTQLTSELGAPIEQEPDKWVWMVVTDVELGHDHGGRLHRNPVNRLLDLMRPERSDIWVVVVFAFSVGVLSLATPIAVESLVNMVAFGRMLQPLLVLSIMLFGFLAFSGLLRALQTFVVEIIQQRLFVRVAADLAYRLPRIKPSSLHGEYGPELTNRFFDVVTLQKVVAQLLLDGVTILLTTLVGMTVLAFYHPFLLGFDVVLLALVTIGVFLMGRGAFSTAIQESIQKYRLAAWLDDLARCSSAFKSSGGAEFALDRANYLTAGYLECRRGHFKVLFRQLLFIFGLQAVAGTVLLGCGGWLVIREQLTLGQLIAAELIVATILSALNKLGKHIEGFCDLVASVDKLGHLFDLEMEPQDGQLALTPGSGVRVRITSASDGFDGARQEVRSLALESGERVALLDPAGAGGSPLIDMLYGLSKPEGGHVEIEHADPRDLHPETLRTAVAMVRSVDVFEGTLAENIHLGRPDVSMTDVRWALQGVRMLDTVLRLPEGLDTPLNGAGGPFIPSQLMMLMLARAVVGRPRMVLVDGALDGLGDQQLEVAIDLLTDPARGWTLLATTGRRTIAERFDRVIDLAAEDADAANLRPTSNGEAPQ
- a CDS encoding HlyD family secretion protein, which produces MTLPTKHPKSPPLTETAYSEIDFPSLRLTRSSRLARRLARWLLFSIAVAMIAMIFAPWQQSVRGDGSVVAFDPVNRTQSVQSPVKGVIDEIGEGIFENAEVKKGQLVYRIVDQDPQYLSRINQQVENTKQQIVAAQQRLERTEDQLTANQQVIKAKQDELASTRSGQIEAMAAADAYVLMAENKLAAERAGLVAAEGEVWQTELEYNRKKSLSEQGFESGKNFQEAELKYRQAMAKLKQAEQYVGAAENEVEGKKKDRESKRQEWEGKINKVDSELAKSQSDVAKSRGDIAKTNEEIGKIQNELTKLETQYARQQTQEVRAPRDGFIMRLLAYDRSAIVKQGDTLFTIVPKTDKPAVQLWVDGNDQPLISPGRHVRLQFEGWPAAQFSGWPSVAVGTFGGEVAFVDPTDDDMGKFRVVVVPDDQSDPWPKYPYLRQGVRAKGWVLLNRVPLGYEVWRRLNGFPPSLKSSADAEKADSSKPPKVKI
- a CDS encoding TolC family protein; translated protein: MSPGKSILAVLALAVAAVGCRSGRAPRVVDSPPPPPVVALSPTVELAAYKQTAAEAPSDEAPEALRLPPIAQPDPAGEPGPTAEPEPIAAPETLPNPAARPLELGQVISSVRSSFPLIQQAAAGRVIASGETLSASGAFDHKLDADSVSQPLDFYKNYRNGIGVKRDTTWGGQTFAGYRIGRGEFEPWYLERETNKGGEFKLGFMAPIGRDRWIDENRSALWQAQLEQRRVEPEILAQVIFSVREGSVAYWGWVAAGANYRIAEGLLQLAEERNQGLEAQVEAQEKAPIDLVDNRRIIVSREAKQIDARRKLEQSAVKLSLYYRAADGAPLVADDALLPAAFPEVPRVDPGNDPLPLTPGDTELALRQRPELVELQTVRQQLNVALRQANNETWPDLDAGLISSQDVGEPTSSKRDKSQLKLEAVVTMSVPLERRKALGKIRSLQGKLAQVAAKNRYASDKIVAEVQVARAALKAASERVVRATESFELAGKMQQAERELFSNGQSTLFNLNIREQQAAEAAADRVDALLEYYIARADYAAALGEDAPAL